Proteins co-encoded in one Acidovorax sp. 69 genomic window:
- a CDS encoding zinc-binding dehydrogenase → MNPSIPATALQLRSLVQADGTLQISLESIPVPTPGPDEVLIQVQATPINPSDIGLLLGPADLSTVQVSGSPDRPVATARIPERAMPSMAARIGQSMPVGNEGAGLVVAAGASAAAQALLGRTVAVIGGAMYAQYRAMPAAQCLVLPSGTTAAEGASCFVNPLTALGMVETMKREGHTALVHTAAASNLGQMLNKVCQKDGIGLVNIVRKPEQAALLRGIGAQYVCDSSAPTFMAELTDALAATGATIAFDATGGGTLAGQILQCMEAAINRTAKEYSRYGSAVHKQVYLYGHLDTRPTEIQRTFGMAWGVGGWLLFPFLNKIGDAAAQALRERVAAELKTTFASHYARTVSLAGALSADAIAFYGPRNTGAKVLIDPSM, encoded by the coding sequence ATGAACCCATCTATACCCGCTACCGCGCTCCAACTGCGCTCACTGGTGCAGGCCGACGGCACCTTGCAGATCAGCCTCGAATCCATTCCCGTTCCCACCCCGGGGCCCGACGAGGTGCTGATCCAGGTGCAGGCCACACCCATCAACCCGTCGGACATCGGCCTGCTGCTGGGTCCTGCCGATTTGTCGACCGTCCAGGTCTCTGGCAGCCCAGACCGGCCCGTCGCCACGGCCCGGATTCCTGAGCGTGCCATGCCCAGCATGGCCGCGCGCATCGGGCAGAGCATGCCCGTGGGCAATGAGGGGGCCGGGCTGGTAGTGGCAGCGGGTGCCTCTGCCGCCGCGCAGGCGCTGCTGGGCCGCACGGTCGCGGTGATTGGCGGCGCCATGTATGCGCAGTACCGCGCCATGCCCGCTGCGCAGTGCCTGGTGCTGCCGTCCGGCACCACGGCGGCCGAAGGCGCTTCGTGTTTTGTCAACCCGCTGACGGCGCTTGGCATGGTCGAGACCATGAAGCGCGAGGGCCACACCGCACTGGTGCACACCGCCGCCGCCAGCAACCTGGGCCAGATGCTCAACAAGGTGTGCCAAAAGGACGGCATTGGCCTCGTCAACATCGTGCGCAAACCCGAACAGGCCGCGTTGCTGCGGGGAATTGGCGCCCAGTACGTGTGCGACAGCAGCGCCCCCACCTTCATGGCCGAGCTGACCGACGCGCTGGCCGCCACGGGCGCCACCATTGCGTTCGACGCCACGGGCGGCGGCACGCTGGCCGGGCAGATCCTGCAGTGCATGGAGGCTGCCATCAACCGCACGGCCAAGGAGTACAGCCGTTACGGCTCGGCCGTGCACAAGCAGGTGTACCTGTATGGCCACCTGGACACCCGCCCCACCGAGATCCAGCGCACCTTTGGCATGGCCTGGGGCGTGGGGGGCTGGTTGCTGTTCCCGTTCCTGAACAAGATCGGTGACGCTGCGGCCCAAGCGCTGCGCGAGCGCGTGGCCGCTGAACTGAAGACCACGTTTGCCAGCCATTACGCACGCACGGTGTCGTTGGCCGGTGCGCTCAGCGCGGATGCCATCGCGTTCTATGGCCCACGCAACACCGGGGCGAAAGTGCTGATCGATCCGTCGATGTGA
- a CDS encoding MFS transporter yields MLGTEAQPARWGGVFAMTLCVFALIASEFMPVSLLTPMAVDLGVSEGWAGQGIAVSGAFAVLTSLRIAALAGKMDRKTLLLGLTVLMCVSGAVIALAPNYAVYMAGRALIGVVVGGFWSMSAATAMRLVPAQQVPRALAIFNGGNALATVVAAPLGSYLGAAIGWRGAFWCLVPVAVVAFVWQWVSLPAMPAERQSAGESGRVFGLLRRRAIALGMWGVGSFFMGQFVLFTYLRPFLETVAHVGGFTLSFILLVIGVAGFVGTALVSVALDKGFYRTLFMAPVLMAFIAIALIFVGDQLTVVTALLGVWGLVATAAPVGWWTWVARSMPDAPEAGGGLMVAVVQLAIGLGATVGGLLFDSSGYQTTFAVSAILLLGAALLVFLTWRAGLAHGHAVTGV; encoded by the coding sequence ATGCTCGGAACAGAAGCACAACCTGCGCGTTGGGGCGGCGTGTTTGCGATGACGTTGTGTGTGTTTGCGCTGATCGCCTCGGAGTTCATGCCGGTCAGCCTGCTCACACCCATGGCGGTCGACCTGGGCGTCAGCGAAGGCTGGGCCGGGCAGGGCATTGCGGTGTCGGGCGCTTTTGCCGTGCTCACCAGCCTGCGCATTGCTGCCCTGGCCGGCAAGATGGACCGCAAGACCCTGTTGCTGGGGCTCACGGTGCTGATGTGCGTGTCTGGCGCGGTCATTGCGTTGGCGCCGAACTACGCGGTGTACATGGCGGGGCGCGCGCTCATCGGGGTGGTGGTGGGGGGCTTCTGGTCGATGTCGGCAGCCACTGCCATGCGGCTGGTGCCTGCGCAGCAGGTGCCACGGGCGCTGGCCATCTTCAATGGCGGCAACGCGCTGGCTACCGTGGTGGCGGCGCCGCTGGGCAGCTATCTGGGGGCTGCAATCGGTTGGCGCGGGGCCTTTTGGTGCCTGGTGCCAGTGGCGGTGGTGGCCTTTGTCTGGCAATGGGTGAGCTTGCCGGCGATGCCTGCCGAGCGCCAGTCCGCTGGCGAGTCTGGCCGGGTGTTCGGGCTGCTGCGGCGCCGGGCCATCGCCCTGGGCATGTGGGGCGTGGGCAGCTTTTTCATGGGCCAGTTTGTGCTGTTTACCTACTTGCGGCCTTTTTTGGAAACCGTGGCGCATGTGGGTGGGTTTACTTTGTCGTTCATCTTGCTGGTGATCGGGGTGGCGGGCTTTGTGGGCACTGCGCTCGTCAGCGTGGCGCTGGACAAGGGCTTTTACCGGACCCTTTTCATGGCGCCCGTGCTGATGGCGTTCATTGCCATCGCGCTGATCTTTGTCGGTGACCAGTTGACCGTTGTCACTGCCTTGCTGGGCGTGTGGGGCCTGGTAGCTACCGCCGCGCCCGTGGGCTGGTGGACCTGGGTTGCCCGGTCCATGCCGGATGCACCCGAAGCCGGGGGCGGCCTCATGGTGGCGGTGGTGCAGTTGGCCATTGGCCTGGGCGCCACGGTGGGCGGCCTGCTGTTTGACAGCAGCGGCTACCAGACCACCTTTGCCGTGAGCGCCATCTTGCTGCTGGGGGCGGCGCTGCTGGTCTTTCTCACCTGGCGTGCTGGCTTGGCCCATGGCCATGCCGTCACAGGTGTTTGA
- a CDS encoding alpha/beta hydrolase, whose translation MAAGPQAVPGKVSGANNFYQSDKVTVRKVTFKNQYRMAVAGNLFVPKNLDRSHKHPAILVGHPMGAVKEQSANLYATKMAEQGFVALSLDLPFWGESEGQPRNAVAPDIYAEAFSAAVDFLGTQAMVDRARIGAIGVCGSGSFVISAAKIDPRMKAIATVSMYDMGAANRDALNHSQTVVQRKQIIAAAAEQRYAEFTGGATQYTGGTVHQLAADTHPIQREFYDFYRTPRGEVTPKGGSPKTTTHPTLTSNVKFMNFYPFNDIETISPRPLLFITGDQAHSKEFSEDAYQRAAEPKALHIVPGAGHVDLYDRVNLIPWDTLTAFFNKHLA comes from the coding sequence ATGGCAGCGGGGCCGCAAGCGGTGCCCGGCAAGGTCAGCGGTGCCAACAACTTCTACCAAAGCGACAAGGTGACAGTGCGCAAAGTGACCTTCAAGAACCAGTACCGCATGGCGGTGGCTGGCAACCTGTTTGTGCCCAAGAACCTGGACCGCAGCCACAAGCACCCGGCCATTCTGGTGGGCCACCCCATGGGGGCGGTCAAGGAGCAGAGCGCCAACCTGTATGCCACCAAGATGGCGGAGCAGGGCTTTGTCGCGCTGTCGCTCGACCTGCCTTTCTGGGGCGAGAGCGAGGGCCAGCCGCGCAATGCCGTGGCACCCGATATCTATGCCGAGGCTTTCAGCGCAGCGGTGGATTTTTTGGGCACGCAGGCCATGGTGGACCGCGCGCGCATTGGGGCCATTGGCGTGTGCGGCAGCGGCAGCTTTGTCATCAGCGCCGCCAAGATCGACCCGCGCATGAAGGCCATCGCCACCGTCAGCATGTACGACATGGGTGCTGCCAACCGCGACGCGCTGAACCACTCGCAGACTGTGGTGCAGCGCAAGCAGATCATTGCCGCAGCTGCCGAGCAGCGCTATGCAGAGTTCACCGGCGGTGCGACGCAATACACCGGTGGCACGGTGCACCAGCTGGCTGCAGACACGCACCCCATTCAGCGCGAGTTCTATGACTTCTACCGCACCCCGCGTGGAGAGGTCACGCCCAAGGGCGGCTCCCCCAAAACCACCACCCACCCCACGTTGACAAGCAACGTCAAGTTCATGAACTTCTACCCGTTCAATGACATCGAGACCATTTCTCCGCGCCCCCTGCTGTTCATCACCGGCGACCAGGCGCACTCCAAGGAGTTCAGCGAAGACGCGTACCAACGTGCGGCCGAACCGAAGGCGCTGCACATCGTGCCCGGTGCGGGCCATGTGGACCTGTACGACCGCGTGAACCTGATCCCGTGGGACACGCTGACGGCGTTCTTCAACAAGCACCTGGCCTAG
- a CDS encoding cyclophilin-like fold protein gives MTLRNRLPLWQSRWLAGFAAAGVVAASMVPMPVLAQTNPMKIRLQLDDAVATATLEDSVAARDFAALLPLTVTLKDYAKIERITDLPRKLSIAQASMGMTPVTGDIAYYAPWGNLAIYLSGTVSDRGLVRLGRVDSGLSALQRPGPFTVRIERASD, from the coding sequence ATGACCTTGCGCAATCGTCTTCCTCTCTGGCAAAGCCGCTGGCTGGCGGGCTTTGCCGCCGCAGGGGTCGTGGCAGCCAGCATGGTGCCCATGCCCGTTCTTGCACAAACCAATCCCATGAAAATCCGCCTCCAGCTTGACGATGCCGTGGCCACGGCCACTTTGGAAGACTCTGTGGCTGCCCGCGATTTCGCAGCCCTGCTTCCGTTGACCGTGACGCTCAAGGACTACGCAAAGATCGAACGCATCACGGACCTGCCGCGCAAGCTGTCCATCGCGCAGGCATCCATGGGCATGACCCCCGTCACGGGCGATATCGCTTACTACGCGCCGTGGGGCAATCTGGCGATCTATCTGAGCGGCACCGTATCGGACCGCGGCCTGGTGCGCCTGGGCAGGGTGGACAGCGGCCTGTCGGCCTTGCAGCGGCCCGGGCCGTTCACCGTGCGCATCGAACGCGCCAGCGATTGA
- a CDS encoding LysR family transcriptional regulator produces MARRNLNDLLAFVTVAREGSFTKAAATLGVTQSALSQTIRGLEERLQIRLLTRTTRSVSPTPAGERLMHAIGHRFDEIEAELDALTALRDKPAGTVRITCGDHVMHTTLLPKLMPLLHDNPDITLEFDMNYGFRDIVADRFDAGVRMGNTIDKDMIAIPIGPPLRMAVVASPGYFAKRPIPKTPHDLTAHRCINQRMPTSGGLYVWDFARKGKQVNVRVDGPLIFNTAPPQVDAALAGLGIALLPEDELAPHIDDGRLVRVLEDWCPPFAGYHLYYPSRRQPSPAFSLVLQALQLR; encoded by the coding sequence ATGGCACGACGCAACCTGAACGACCTGCTGGCCTTCGTCACCGTGGCGCGCGAGGGCAGCTTTACCAAGGCCGCAGCCACCCTGGGCGTGACGCAATCGGCCCTGAGCCAGACCATCCGTGGGCTGGAAGAGCGCCTGCAGATCCGGCTGCTCACGCGCACCACGCGCAGCGTCTCGCCCACACCAGCGGGCGAGCGCCTGATGCACGCCATCGGCCACCGCTTTGACGAGATCGAGGCCGAGCTGGATGCCCTGACCGCGTTGCGCGACAAGCCCGCAGGCACCGTGCGCATCACCTGCGGCGATCACGTCATGCACACCACGCTGCTGCCCAAGCTCATGCCGCTGCTGCACGACAACCCCGACATCACGCTCGAATTCGACATGAACTACGGCTTTCGCGACATCGTGGCCGACCGGTTTGACGCTGGCGTGCGCATGGGCAACACCATCGACAAGGACATGATTGCCATCCCCATCGGCCCGCCGCTGCGCATGGCCGTGGTGGCATCGCCCGGCTACTTCGCCAAACGCCCTATTCCGAAGACACCGCACGACCTGACGGCGCACCGCTGCATCAACCAGCGCATGCCCACATCGGGCGGCCTGTACGTGTGGGACTTTGCGCGCAAGGGCAAACAGGTCAACGTGCGCGTCGATGGGCCTCTGATCTTCAACACAGCGCCGCCCCAGGTCGATGCCGCATTGGCCGGGCTGGGCATTGCACTGCTGCCCGAGGACGAGCTGGCACCCCACATCGACGACGGCCGCCTGGTGCGTGTGCTGGAAGACTGGTGCCCGCCATTTGCGGGCTACCACCTGTACTACCCCAGCCGGCGTCAGCCATCGCCCGCGTTCTCGCTGGTGCTGCAGGCGTTGCAGCTGCGGTGA
- a CDS encoding MerR family transcriptional regulator: protein MASLLTIAEVAKRTGLTAHTLRYYERAGLIAPVARAPGGQRRYAASDMEWIGFLLRLRETQMPIGQMQAFARLRSEGNATAPERRQLLEQHLAQVLATITTMQQAAQALQSKIAHYQGLEASLRSTPSSTHQGSSHVP, encoded by the coding sequence ATGGCATCCCTCCTCACCATTGCCGAAGTCGCCAAACGCACCGGTCTGACCGCGCACACCCTGCGCTACTACGAGCGCGCCGGTTTGATTGCGCCGGTAGCCCGTGCACCCGGTGGTCAGCGCCGCTATGCGGCGTCGGACATGGAATGGATCGGATTCTTGCTGCGCCTGCGCGAGACCCAGATGCCCATCGGGCAGATGCAGGCCTTTGCGCGGCTGCGCAGCGAAGGGAACGCCACCGCCCCCGAGCGGCGCCAGTTGCTGGAGCAGCACCTGGCGCAGGTGCTGGCCACGATCACCACGATGCAGCAAGCCGCACAGGCCCTGCAATCCAAGATCGCGCATTACCAGGGCCTGGAAGCTTCCCTTCGGTCCACCCCGTCGTCAACCCACCAAGGAAGCTCCCATGTCCCCTGA